The DNA region CAGCGCGACCCGCGCGCCCGGTTCGGCCTCCTCGGCGAGCCGGGCGGCCAGCGCCCGTACGCGCACGTCCAGGCGCCGCCAGGTCAGGGTGCGGTGCACGCCGCGCGAGTGCGGGGCGGGGTGGTCGACGTAGGTGAACGCCCGGCGGTCGGGGGTGGTCCCGGCCCAGTGCCGCACGAGGTCCGGCAGGGTCCGGCACGGGGGCGCGAGCGGGGGACGGCGGCTGTCCATGGGGGGAGGGGCTCCTCAGGTCGCGGGGAGGTGGCTTGCGGGGGGCGCGGGTCGGGGGCGGTCCGGTGGGGGCCGGGCGGGTCAGAGCGGGATGTTGCCGTGCCGCCGCTGCGGCATCGGGGCGCGTTTGCCGTGCAGGGAGCGCAGGGCGCGGCAGATCTGGTCACGGGTCTCGCGGGGGGCGATGACGGCGTCCACGTAGCCACGTTCGGCGGCGAGGTAGGGGGTGCCGTAGGTGCTCTCGTAGCCGGCCACGAGCCGTGCCCGCAGTGCCTCGGGGTCGGCGGCGGCGGCCAGTTCGCGCCGGTGCAGCAGGCTCACGGCGCCCTCGGCGCCCATGACGGCGATCCGGGCGGTGGGCCAGGCGAGGTTGACGTCGGCGCCCAGGTGCTTGGAGCCCATCACGGCGTACCCGCCGCCGTAGGCCTTGCGCACCACCACGGTGACCTTGGGCACGGTCGCCTCGGCGTACGCGTACAGCAGTTTGGCGCCGCGGCGGATGATGCCGCCGTGCTCCTGACGGACCCCGGAGAGGTAGCCGGGGACGTCGGCGAAGGTCAGCAGCGGGATGCCGAACGCGTCGCAGAACCGCACGAACCGCGCGGCCTTCTCGGAGGCGTCGATGTCGAGGACCCCGGCGGAGTGCAGCGGCTGGCTGGCGACGACGCCGACCGAGCGGCCCTCGACCCGGGCCAGGGCACAGATGATGTTCGGTGCGAACAGCTCCTGCACGTCGAGGAGTTCGCCGTCGTCGACGACCGCCCGCAGCACGTCCCGCATGTCGTACGCCTGCCCGAGCCGGTCGGGGACGACCTCGTCGAGCGGCACGGCGTCGTCGGCGGGCAGCGCGGGCGCGTACTCCGGAGGCCGCTCCAGGTTGTTGGCCGGCAGGTAGGACAGCAGGTCGCGGACGGTGTCGAGGGCCTCCTCCTCGTCGGCGGCGAGGAAGTGGGCGTTGCCGTTGACGGAGTTGCTGGTGTGCGCGCCGCCCAGTTCCTCGGCGGTGGTGCGTTCGCCGGTGACCGTCTCGATCACGTCGGGGCCGGTGACGAACATGTGCGAGGCGCCGTCCACCATCACCGTGAAGTCGGTGATCGCCGGCGAGTAGGCGGCCCCGCCCGCGCACGGGCCCAGCACCACCGAGATCTGCGGGATCACCCCGGACGCCTGCACGTTGCGGCGGACCAGTTCGGCGTACAGGGCGAGCGAGGTGACGCCCTCCTGGATGCGCGCGCCGCCGCCGTCGTTGAGCCCGATCACCGGGCAGCCGGTCTTGAGGGCGAGGTCCATGAGGGCGAGGGTCTTCTCGCCGAACGCCTCGCCCATGCTGCCGCCGAAGACGGTGGAGTCCTGCGCGAACACGCAGACGGGGCGGCCGTCGACGGTGCCGGTCCCGGTGACCACCCCGTCGCCGTAGGGCCGGCGGGCCCCGTCCCCGGCGAAGCGGGCCCGGACGAACAGTCCCGTCTCGGTGAACGTGCCGGGGTCCAGCAGCCGTTCGATCCGCTCCCGGGCGCTGAACTCCCCCCGTCTTCTCGGCCCGCCCGGGGCCACCGCTCCCGCCCGGCGCCGTTCCAGGTCGGCGATCCGGTCGGCGGTGCGGTCGGGTACTGACTGCGCGGTCTGTCGTGCCTCGGACGTTGTCGCCTCAGTCGTCACAAGCACCTCCGGAATCGCCTTCGAATATGGCAGCGACAGAGGGGAGGACCGGGCGGATCGGGGTGGCGTTTGCCGGAGGTGAGTGCGCGGAGCCACTGGTGTGTCACAGCGTGACAAGGGACGGGAAACTCTGATACGCCATGATCATGACAACGATCGGCGGGGGCCGGTGCTTGGGCGCCGCCCCGTCCTGGCGGCACGCGACGGCCGCCCGCCCGCCTGGGTAGGCCGATCCGCGAATCATGAGTACGCGTACTCATGAATGATCCACCGGCTTCCCGCAGGCTGGTCCCACAAGCCACTCAGGGGGAGTCAACTGTGCGTGACAACGAGCGAGTTCACCGGATGTCCGCCGCGATGCGGCCCGTATGGGCCCTGGCGCTGGCCGCCGCGAGCGCCGCGCTGCTGGTCGGCTGCTCGACCGAGGACGCGAGCTGCGGAGGCGGAGAGTACCCGGTCCTGGCGGTGGGCAGCACCGGCAGCGCGTGCGTGTCCGACGGCGAGGAGCCGCCCAAGGGGTACGTCCGCTACCCCGAGGGCAAGGTCCCCGAGCACGTCGGCGACAAGTGGGACACCTACTGGAACACCCACACCGTCGACGAGAACGGCAAGATCATCAAGGCGCCCGACGCCGAGTGAGGTGTCCTGACGGGTGCCGCACGACCTGACGGGGCCGCACGACGCGGCGCTATCCCGCCTCGTGCGACACCCGCACCGGATCGAACGCGATCCGCGTCCGCGCCCCGCCACCGGCCCACACGACCTCGACCTCGGCGCCCTCGACGGCCACGGACGTGACCGCCTCGCCCGGACCGTCCGTCACCGCCTCGCCGGTCAACGTCGCGAGACCGACGTGCACCGTGGTGCCCCCGGCCCGGCCCACCAGCCTCGGCACCCGCGCCCAGCGCGTGTACGCGGTGCCCTGCGGCGCGCGGGCCGGTTCGGCGGACCCGCTCCAGCCGTGCAGACCGTGCAACGCCGAGACCAGGTCCTCCTCGGGCCCGGTGGCCCACCCGGTCTGCGTCACCCGGGCGCCGGCCGGAGCCCCGACCACCCGGTGCACCCGCAGCTCGTACCGCCCGTGCGCCACCGTCACGCTCTCCACCCGCAGCCCCGGCACCATCGGCGGCCCGCCGGTGAAGACCGGCCGGTGCCACGACGCCGCCCAGCCCCAGCCGTCGCCGTGTCCCGCGCCGAGCGGGTGGATCCGCCGCCGTACGCTGCGCCGCCCGTCCACCTCCACGGACAGGTGGTTGTCGGCCACGTTCCCAGCCGCGGTCGGCCCGGTCCGGGTCGAGTACGCCTGGCGCCCGTAGTGCGGATCGTCGCCCTCCGGTGCCTCCCCCTCGTGCGGGCGCACATGGTCGCTGCCGTGGTTGTGCAGCCGTACGATCCCGTCGGCCCGCGTCGCCTGCACCAGCAGCCCCGGCGCCGGCAGGGACAGCACCCGGTCGGCCTCCTCGACCGGCGCCGCCTCCTCCCGGGACGTCCACAGCGGATGGCCGGCGGGCGCCAGCAGCGAAACGAACGCCTTCGACGCCCAGTACGGGGACGCCGGGCCCGAGTAGGACTGGAGCGTCGCCTCGTGCGGGCCGTACCAGCCCAGACTCAGCAGTCCGTCACCGGTCAGCGCCCCGCGCTCCAGGAAGTAGCGCAGGCTGCCGCTCGCCAGCCGCCGGGAGGTGCCGGGGGACAGCGGCGTGTCCCCGGTCAGGGCGCCCAGGCCCACGGCCGCCGAGGCGGCGAACCGGTACGACAGGGACCGGCCGAAGTGCAGCGGCGCCCCGTCCGCGCCGAACGTCAGCGCGAAGCCGTCGAGGTGGGCGCGCAGCCGGGGACCGTAGCGGGCGGCGAGTTCGGTGTCGCCGCCGAGGTGCGCGTCGAGCACCGGGTACAGGTGCAGGGCCCAGCCGTTGTAGTGGTCGAAGGCGCGTCCGTCGCCGTCGGCGTACCAGCCGTCGCCCCGGTACCACGTCTCCATCAGCTCCAGCGCGCGCTCCCGCACGGCCGCGGTCTGTGCGTCGCCACGGCCCACGGACTCCAGGAAACCGGCCACCGTGAAGGGGAACAGGTACCAGTTGTTCGGCGCGGGCGTGTGCCGCAGCGCCCCGCGCAGCCACTCCTCGGCCCGGTCCCGTACGCCGTCGTCGAGGTGCTTCCACAGCCAGGGCGCCGTCAGCCGCAGCCCGAGCGCGACCGACGCCGACTCGACCATCGGCTGGCCCTGCACGTCGTGATCGAGGATCAGCGGCCAGGACTCGGCGTCGTCCCGTCCCGGGGTGCGGGTGCCCGCGGTGAGGCCGCGCGCGTAGCGGTCGAGCCAGCCGTGCGGATCGTCCCCGCCGGCACCCGCCACCCGGAACGCGGCGGCGAGGAACGTCCGCGCGTACCCCTCCAGTCCGTCGGAGCGCACACCTGAACGCGAGGGCCGGCCGGGCAGGTCGAGCAGCGCGCCGCCGGGCGTGGCCCAGCGCCACGCCGCCGTCAGGAGCCCGTCCGCCACCGCTTCCCAGTGCGCCCGGGTGTAGCCGGTGTACGGGCTCGACTCGCGGTCGTCCACGGGCAGTTCGAACGGGATGCTCATGCCAGGTACGCCAGCCTTTCGCGTCGTACGGGATGCAGGAACCCGGCGCCGGAGGCCCAGCGCGCGGTCTCGGCCACGGCGTGGTCGGCCAGCCGGCGCCACTCGTTGCCCTCGGATCCGGCGAGGTGGGGAGTGATGAGCGCGTTGTCGCAGGACCACAACGGGTGCTCGGGCGGGAGCACTTCGGGGTCGGTGACGTCCAGGACGGCCCGGATGCGACTGTCCTGGACGGCGTCGGTGAGCGCCTCCTGGTCGACCACCGCACCGCGCGCGGTGTTGATCAGCACGGCGTCGGCGGGCATCGAGTCGATCAGCGCACGGCTGACCAGTCCACGGGTCGCGGGCAGCAGCGGCGTGTGCACGCTGACGGTGTCGCAGCGGGCGAACAGCTCCGCCAACTCCACGCGCCGAACGCCGAGTCCGGCCGCGTCGGCGGCGGAGACGTACGGGTCGTACAGCAGGACGTCGACGTCGTGCGGGCGCAGCAGCTCGATCACCCGGCGGCCGACGAGCGAGGCCGAGAGGATGCCCACGGTGCGGCGGTAGTTGCCGACGGCGCGCGGAGTGCCCAGCCAGTCCCCGCGCCGCCGGGAGGCACGGTAGTCGCGGGCCCGCTCCAGGACGTGCTTGCCGGTGAGCAGGATCATGGCGAGGGTGTACTCGGCGACCGGCACGGCGTTGGCCGCGGCGGCGGAGCACACCTCGATGCCGCGCTCCCAGCAGGCGTCGGTGACATGGCCGCGCACGCTGCCCGCGGTGTGCACCACCGCCCGCAGCCGGGGCGCGGCCCGCAGCGCCGCCGCGTCCAGCGGCGGGCAGCCCCAGCCGGTGACCAGCAGGTCGACGTCGGCGAGCACGTCACGGGCGCGCGGTGTGGTCAGGTCATCCAGGGCCGGGAGCGGGGCGAGGTCGCAGATCCGGCCGAGGGCGTCCAGGGACTCGGGATCGAGGACGGCCCGGGCGGCCTCCTGGGACATGGCCACTGCCGCACGCGGCCGGAACGCGGTCACTTGACGGCTCCGGCGGTCAGACCGCCCCGCCAGAAACGCTGGAGCAGGACGAAGGCGAGGATCAGCGGCAGCACGGCGAGCAGCGAACCCATGATCACGACGGGATAGTACTCCGGCGACACGGACGCCGAGCTGTTCCACTGGTACAGGCCGAGGCTCACGGGATACAGGTCCTGGTCGGACAGCATCACCATGGGCAGGAAGAAGTTGTTCCAGATCGCCGTGAGCTGAAACAGGAACACGGTCACCAGCCCGGGCCCGAGCATCCGCAGCGCCACCCGCGCATAGGCGGTCAGCTCGCCCGCGCCGTCCATGCGCGCCGCCTCCAGCACCTCGTCGGGCACGTACCCCTGGCTGAAGATCCGGCCCAGGTAGACACCGAACGGGTTGAACAGGACGGGGATGAACACCGCCCAGAAGGTGTTGACCAGCCCGGCCTCCGACGCCATCAGGTACAACGGCAGCGCCAGTACCGTCTGCGGCACCATGACCGCCGCGAGGACCAGACCGAACAGCTTCTCCTTGTGCCGGAAGCGGTACTTGTCGAAGGCGTACCCGCAGGCGACGCTCACCAGCGCGCCGATTCCGGCCCCGAGTACCGCGTACAGCAGGCTGTTGGCGTACCAGCGCCCGTACAGGCCGCCGTCCATGGCGAACAGGTCGCGCAGGTTCTGCGCGAAGGAGAAGTCGCCCAGCGACAGCAGGTCGCTGCCGAACAGCGCGTCCCGGCCCTTGGACGCGGCGAGCACCAGCCACAGCACCGGCAGCAGGGTGTAGAGGACGGAGAGCGCGACCACGGCGTTGACCGTCGTACGGCCGAGCAGTCGCGGACGCGGCAGGGTGCTGTCGGTGGCGCTCATCGGGCCTCCTGGGCGTCGGCGCGGCTGGTCCAGCGGGTCACGCCGTAGGACAGGGCGATCGTGCACAGCAGCAGCACGACCGAGGCGGCCGCCGCCAGGCTGTAGTTGTTGCGGGTGAACGCCGCGTCGTAGATGTACATGCTCGGCGAGAACCGGGAGTTGATCATCGGTGAGGACTGGCTGAGCAGCACCGGCTCGGTGAACAGCTGCAACGCCCAGATCAGGGTGAACATCGCGACCATGACGATCGAGGCGCGCACCAGCGGCGTCTTGACCTGCAACGCCGTGCGCACCGGCCCGGCGCCGTCCACGACGGAGGCCTCGATCACCTCGCGGGGCACGGCCTGGAGGGCCGCGTAGAAGACCACCATGTTGTAGCCGAGGTTGCTCCACAGGGCGATGTTCACGATGGACGGGAGGACGGTGTGCACGCCCAGGAAGTCGATCGTGATGTCGGCGCGGGCGAACAGGTCGATGACCGGGCTGATGCCGGGTGTGTACAGGTACAGCCAGATCAGCGCCGCGATGATGCCGGGCACCGCGTGCGGCAGGAACAGCCCCAACTGCGCCCAGGCGCGCAGCCGTACGACCCCGGAGTCCAGCAGCAGGGCGAGGACGAGCGCGCCGGCGACCATGAGCGGGATGTAGAGGAGGCAGTACAGGGCGACGGTGCCGAGGCCGCCGAGGAACGTCGGGTCGGTCAGGACCGCCACGTAGCTGCGCAGGCCCACGAAGACGGTGCGTTCGGGGCCGAAGCCGAGGCCGGGCTGGTCGTCGCTGAAGAAGCTCAGGTGGACGGCGGTGCCGACGGGGATCAGGAAGACGGTGACCAGCAGGGCGAAGAACGGCGCCATCAGCACGCCGCAGGCGGCGAGTCGACGGCGGCGGGCCGCCCTGCGGGCACGGTGGGCGGGGGCGGGGGCGGGGGCGGGGGCGGCGGCCGGTGGCGCGGTGGCCGGTACCGGGTGCCGGGTGGTCGCGGTCATGGGGGAGTTCACCTGCCTTTCGGGGCGGCTCAGGTGCTGTGCTGCGTGGTGGACAGGCCGAGGGCCCTGAGGTCGGGCATGGTGCCGTCCTGGGCCGCGCGCACGGAGTCGATGAGGGAGCCCTGACCGCCGCCGGCGCGGGCGAAGTTGTCCTGCATCACCCTCAGCGTGGCGGTCATCCGCGGCCCCCACACCCAGCCGTCCCGGATCTTGTCGGCCTCCCGCTGGAAGAGCGTGTAGATGTCCTGGCCGCCGTAGTAGGAGCGGTCGAACGCCTCGCGGCCGACGGCGACCAGTGCGGAGGCGGCCGGGTACTGGCTGCTGGTGCCGCTGGACAGACGGGCGCGCAGGGCGTCCGGGTGGGACACCTGCCACTCGATGAACTCCATCGCGGCCTCGGGATGCCGGCTGTCCTTGGTGACGGCGAACGTGGAACCGCCGTGCGTGCCGACGGACGGGCTCTTCGTGTCCCACTGCGGCAGGGGCGCGATCCGCCACTGCCCCTTCTGCCCGGGCCGCGCGTTCATCTGCGCGCCCGCGTCCCAGGCACCGCTGAGCCGGGTGAGCACCAGTCCGTCGCCGATCTGCGCGTCGGACTGCCTGCTCTCGACGGCGTTCACGAACACGTCCTCGCGGTCGATGAGCCGCTGCCAGTACGCCGCCACGCGCCGGGTGGGCGCGTCGGCGAGGGAGACGTTCCAGGCGCCCTCGCCGGTGTCGAACCACTGCGCGCCCGCCTGCCAGGAGTAGCAGGCGAACTGGGTCCCCCCGTCCGTGGGGAAGAGCACCAACCGCCGGCCGGACGCCCTGCGGCGCACGGTGTGGGCCAGTTCGGCGAACTCCTCCCAGGTCCGCGGGACGCGCAGGCCGTACCGTTCGAACAGGTCGGTGCGGTAGTGCATCACCATGGGCTCGACGTCGAGCGGGACGCTGAACACCCGCCCCTGGAAGGTGGTCAGCCCGAGCGCCTGCGGCAGCAGTTTGCGGCGCAGGCTGTCGCCGACCAGGTCGGTGATGTCCCGGGCGACACCGTCGATGGCGAACCCGGGTATCTGCGGGTACTCGATGGTGGCGACGTCGGGGGCGTTGCCGGCCCGGGCGGCGTTGCTGAGCTTCGCGTAGCCGCCCTGGGTTCCGGAGGGGATCTGCTGGAAGTCGACCTGGACGCGGTCGTGGGTCTTGTTGAAGGCGTCGACCACCTCCTGGCTGCCGCGCAGGGCGGACCAGAAGGTGACGCGCGTGGTCTTTCCGGTGCCGGTCTTTCCGGTGCCGCGCGACGGCGAGTCCGACGAGCCGCTGCAGGCGCTCACGGCTCCTGACAGCGGCACGGCGGCCGTCGCGGCGAGCACGGACCGGCGACTGGGCCGACCGAGCATGGGGCCTCCCGCGGCTCTGCGTGTCGGGGGACACGGCGATTCGGGACACGGGAATCCTCATCGCGCCGACCGCAAACGGTCAAGAGAACGATCAGAAGAAAATAAAGCGGTCAAACGATCACGAGGGAACGGGGGCGGGACCACGGGTCGAGCCGCGCACCGTCAGGGCGGGCAGCAACTCGACGCGGCGCACCGGCGACCCGGCGCCGGGCCCGCCCGCCAGCCGCTGGAGCAACAGCTCCGCGGCCACCCGTCCGACCTCCGCCTTGGGCGGGGCCACGGCGGTGAGCGGAATACTGCCCAGGCCCGCCAGGACGTCGTCGTAGGCCACCACCGAGCAGTCCTCGGGCACCCGCACGCCGTCCTCCGCGAGCCGCTGCACGACCATCAGCGCGTCCACGTCGCTGTGCAGCACCGCCGCCGTCGCACCGAGTTCGCGCAGCAGTGCCGGCACGTCCGCCGTCTCGTGCGCCGCGTACGGCCCGTCCTGGCCGGCCTCCGGCGAACTCAGCGTCCACGTCCACCTCTCCACCAGCGGATGCGCCTCGGCGATCTCCCTGAAGGCGGCCCGCAGGCTGCGCGCGGTGGGGCTGTCGTCGCGCGTCGCGAACACGATCCGCCGGTGGCCGAGCCCCACCAGGTGCTCCACCGCGAGATGGGCGCCGTACCAGTGGTCCGAACACACCGAGTCCCCCGCGTGCAGCGCGCTGCCCGGCCGCGGGCGCCGCTCCATCAGCACCGCCGGCACCTCCAGCGCGGCGAGCCACCCGTGGTCGGCCTCCTCCACGGCCGGGGTCCGCCACCGGGGCGCCAGCAGCAGGCCCCGGGCGCCGTCGGCGAGCGCCCGCTCCACCAGGGGGCGCTCGGCTCCGCCCGCGGGCGGCACGATGTGCAGCGCGACGCGCATCCCGGCCTCCTCCAGCACCGAGCGGGCGCCGTGCAGCGTCTCGTACAGGTACGAGTGCCGCTCCGGCACCACCACGGCCACGGTGTCCCCGTCCGTGCGCGCCGGGTCGGAGCCGGGCAGTTCCTGGGCGGGCAGCGTCGAGTGCACGACCCCGTGTCCGCGGCGCAGCCTGCCCTCGCGGGTCAGCTCCTCCACGTCCCGGCGCACCGTCACCACCGAGACCTGCAACTCCACGGCGAGATCCCGGACCCGCGCCTGGCCGCGCGCCTCCACCGCGGCCAGGATCCGCTGCCGTCTGACATCGACCGGCTCCCGCACGAGGGCCTCCCAGCACGCAGATGTACGTTTGATCGATGCGCGCCATCATAACGATCGCTCCGAGAAGTGCCCCCTCGCGTGCTCGGCCGGGTTCGAGTGACGTTTCTGCGGTGAACGCGCTACTCCGGGCGAGTGAGCGGAACCGTCCGCACCGACGCGGTGGCCGAGCGGGCCCTGGAACATCTGGCGTCGGCAGGGGCCGCCGATCGGCGGCCCCGCACGGTCGACGGCCGTACGAGACGGGCCGCCGTTGCCCGAGGAGGAGACGACCGTGACCTACGGGAGCACCTTGCGCGACCGGATCGCCGCACCGGGGACCACCCCGCTGATCGGCGTCCACGACATGTACTCCGCCTCCCTGGCGGCCCGGCACTACGACGGGATGTTCGTGTCCGGGTTCGGCTTCGCCGCCTCCCACTACGGCCTGCCCGACATCGGGTTCATCGCCTGGCCGGACATGGTGGCCTTCGTCCGGCGGCTGCGCGGCGCCTTCCCGCGCCACGACCCGCTGGTGGACATCGACGACGGCTACGTCGTCACCGAGGTGGCCTGCCACGTCGTGGCGAGCCTGGAGCGGATCGGGGCCTTGGGAGTGGTCCTGGAGGACCAGAGGCGCCCGCGCCGCTGCGGGCACGCCGACGGCAAGCAGGTGCTGCCGCTGGACGAGTACCTGGACAAGCTGGAGGCGGTGCTCGCCACCCGGCGGGACCTGGTGGTCGTCGCCCGCACGGACGCCACCGACGAGGACGACATCGTGCTGCGCGCGAAGGCCCTGGCCGCCACCGGCGCCGACGTGGTGCTGGTGGACGGGGTGCGCAGCGTGGAGTGGATCCGCCGGATCCGTGCGGAGGCCGGCGCCAAGCCCGTGCTGTTCAACCAGATCGCGGGTGGCAGATCCCCCCGGCTCCCGCTCGGCGAGCTGTCCGCGCTGGGCGTCGACGCGGTGGTCTACAGCACGGCGTGTCTGTTCGCGGCGCACCGGGCCATCGAGGCCGCGCTCACCGAACTCAAGGCGGCCGACGGACGGCTCGCGCCGGTGGAGGAGCACACCGGAGTGGGGGTCGCCGAGTCCACGGCCCTGCTGGAGCGGAACCTGCCCCGGCGTGGCCGTGGCGGCGCCCCCGCACCCGGTGCGCCCGGCGGTCTCAGCTGAACGGGTCCAGCGTCAGATACGCCTGCCGCGGGTTGCCGTCGTGCACCAGCGACTCGTGGTGACCGACGTCGTCGAAGGCGAACGCGTAGGCCTTTCCGTCGGCCATCCGGTCATGGATGATCCGCGCGTAGTGGTTGGTCCCGGCGTCCTGGTAGAAGGCCGCCGCGGAGGTGTCGGGCTGGTTGGGGTTGACCAGCAGCGTGGAGCGGTTGAAGCCCGCGCACAGGGTGCGGGAGATGGGGCCGCGCACCGCGTCGTTCGGGGCGTCGAGCAGCCTGTGACACCCGAAGACGCTGTCCGCGTCGGGCTTCTGGAAGCTCGTGACCACCGCGCCGGCGCCGTTGGTGAAGTGCATGACGTTGCCGGAGACCCGGCCGAAGTACCGGGTTCCGGGCTGGTCGGCGAACGGGGTCACGGTCAGCGTCTGCGTCGTGTACTTCTGCCAGACCCGGTTGATGTAACCGTCCATCACCGAGGCGGGCAGGGCGCCGGTCTGGACCCCGTGACCGGGTGAGAGCGCCCGCAGCGGCGTTCCGTCGGAGCGTGTCTGGACCAGCCCCGCCCAGCCGCCCGGCTGTGCCCGCAGGGCGTTGAAGACGGCGTGGTAACCGCCCGGCTTGAGGTGCCCGGTGTTCGCCGTGCTGCCGTCGGCGCGCTGCACGCCGACCGCGTAGGGGGCGGAGAACATGTCCACCTGTGTGCTGTTGAGCCACAGCCCGGAGTCGTTGAGTGTGTACTCCGACCAGTTGAACTGGATGTCGCGGTTGGGATCGCTCGGGTTCTGCACGGCCGGCTGCACCAGGCCGCCGGTGGCCAGCTTGAAGACGAGCTTCTGCCCGTACGAGAAGTAGATCCGTCCGGAGAGCTTGGGGATCCGGATGGTCTTGGACTGTCCGGCGGCCGGTCCGGGGATGGACGCGTCGGGCGCCGGGACGGGCGGTATGCCGCCGGCGGGCCAGGCGTGGAACGTGCCGTTCGCGTCGGCCCAGCCCTGCCGGCCGTCGGTCAGTGACGTACCGATGGTGTAGACGTGGACCGGCTCGGAGCGGCCGGAGTTGTTGGTCAGTTTCAGCGGGATCGTGGCCGGCACCGCCGCCTGGGCGGGCGCCGGCGCGGCGAACGTGAGCAGCGAGACCAGCAGCGCGCCCGCCGCCGTCGCGGACATGAACCGGGGTTTGAGTCTTCCTAGCACGCTCCACCTCCGTGCGGGTCCGGTACGGCGATTGGTCCGTACCTTCTGAGAGCGCTCTCAGAGTCGCGGCGCGACGAGTGCATGTCAATGCGTACGACGGCCCCAAACGGGTGCGCGCGCAGGCCTGTTGATCCACGGGTGGCGTAGTGGGCCGTGTGATTGTCCGGATTTCGATCTTCGTCTCCTTAGGGTCCGCACGTCCCTTGCATTCCGGTTCGGGCCTGTGGAGCCGGCATGTCTGCGCACCGCCGACCGTGAACCAGGACCGTATGAGCTCAGCAGACCGCGAACTGCGGGCCGCAGCCCGTCACTTCGGACGCCGCCGATTCCTCTCCCTCACCGCCGCGGCCGCCGCCCTGGCCTTCACCACGAACGTGCCGGCCGCGGGCGCGGCCGGCAGGGGCGAGCTGGACACCGCGAAGATCGCCGACAACCCCTTCACCCTGGGCGTCGCCTCCGGGGACCCGCAGCCCGGATCCGTGGTGCTGTGGACCCGGCTGGCCCCCTCCCCGTACGAGCCGGGCGGCGGCATGGCCAAGCTCGCCGCCGCGGTGCTCTGGGAGGTGGCCACGGACGAACGGTTCGCCGTCGTCGTGCGCAGCGGCGCCGAGATCGCCCACCCCGAGTACGACCACACCGTTCACCTGGAGGTCGACGGCCTCGATCCCGGCCGTGAGTACTACTACCGCTTCAGAGCGGGGGCGTGGATCAGCGAGACGGGCCGCACCCGTACGGCGCCCGCCGGCACCTCCGCCGTCGCCTCCCTGACCTTCGCCGCCGTGTCCTGCCAGGCCTACCACGAGGGCCACTACACCGTGCACCGCCACCTCGCCCAGGACGACGTCGACGTGGTCTTCCATCTCGGCGACTACCTGTACGAGTGCGCCGTCAACTCGGCCGGCGGCGCCCGCGGCTACCCCAGCGGCACCCTCCCCGACATCTTCGACCGGGAGACCGTCACGCTGGAGGACTACCGGCTGCGGTACGCGCTGTACAAGAGCGACCTCGACCTGCGGGCGGTCCACGCGGCGCACCCCTTCGTCGTCACCTGGGACGACCACGAGACCGAGAACAACTACGCCGGCGCCGTCGACGAACACGGCAGTCCGGCCGAGGAGTTCCTGGTCCGCCGGGCCGCCGCCTACCGCGCCTACTGGGAGAACCAGCCGCTGCGCGGCGCCCAGAAGCCCGTCGGCCCCGACCTTCAGCTCTACCGGCGGCTGCACTGGGGCACACTCGCCCAGTTCGACGTCCTCGACACCCGGCAGTACCGCTCCGACCAGGCGTACGGCGACACCAAGCACGTGCCGGGGCCTCAGTCGGACGATCCGGCGCGCACCATGACCGGGCAGACGCAGGAGAACTGGCTGATCGAGGGCTGGCGCGCCTCGAACGCGCTGTGGAACGTGATGC from Streptomyces sp. ALI-76-A includes:
- a CDS encoding sugar ABC transporter substrate-binding protein, producing the protein MLGRPSRRSVLAATAAVPLSGAVSACSGSSDSPSRGTGKTGTGKTTRVTFWSALRGSQEVVDAFNKTHDRVQVDFQQIPSGTQGGYAKLSNAARAGNAPDVATIEYPQIPGFAIDGVARDITDLVGDSLRRKLLPQALGLTTFQGRVFSVPLDVEPMVMHYRTDLFERYGLRVPRTWEEFAELAHTVRRRASGRRLVLFPTDGGTQFACYSWQAGAQWFDTGEGAWNVSLADAPTRRVAAYWQRLIDREDVFVNAVESRQSDAQIGDGLVLTRLSGAWDAGAQMNARPGQKGQWRIAPLPQWDTKSPSVGTHGGSTFAVTKDSRHPEAAMEFIEWQVSHPDALRARLSSGTSSQYPAASALVAVGREAFDRSYYGGQDIYTLFQREADKIRDGWVWGPRMTATLRVMQDNFARAGGGQGSLIDSVRAAQDGTMPDLRALGLSTTQHST
- a CDS encoding substrate-binding domain-containing protein, which gives rise to MREPVDVRRQRILAAVEARGQARVRDLAVELQVSVVTVRRDVEELTREGRLRRGHGVVHSTLPAQELPGSDPARTDGDTVAVVVPERHSYLYETLHGARSVLEEAGMRVALHIVPPAGGAERPLVERALADGARGLLLAPRWRTPAVEEADHGWLAALEVPAVLMERRPRPGSALHAGDSVCSDHWYGAHLAVEHLVGLGHRRIVFATRDDSPTARSLRAAFREIAEAHPLVERWTWTLSSPEAGQDGPYAAHETADVPALLRELGATAAVLHSDVDALMVVQRLAEDGVRVPEDCSVVAYDDVLAGLGSIPLTAVAPPKAEVGRVAAELLLQRLAGGPGAGSPVRRVELLPALTVRGSTRGPAPVPS
- a CDS encoding isocitrate lyase/PEP mutase family protein; protein product: MTYGSTLRDRIAAPGTTPLIGVHDMYSASLAARHYDGMFVSGFGFAASHYGLPDIGFIAWPDMVAFVRRLRGAFPRHDPLVDIDDGYVVTEVACHVVASLERIGALGVVLEDQRRPRRCGHADGKQVLPLDEYLDKLEAVLATRRDLVVVARTDATDEDDIVLRAKALAATGADVVLVDGVRSVEWIRRIRAEAGAKPVLFNQIAGGRSPRLPLGELSALGVDAVVYSTACLFAAHRAIEAALTELKAADGRLAPVEEHTGVGVAESTALLERNLPRRGRGGAPAPGAPGGLS
- a CDS encoding glycoside hydrolase family 64 protein; the encoded protein is MSATAAGALLVSLLTFAAPAPAQAAVPATIPLKLTNNSGRSEPVHVYTIGTSLTDGRQGWADANGTFHAWPAGGIPPVPAPDASIPGPAAGQSKTIRIPKLSGRIYFSYGQKLVFKLATGGLVQPAVQNPSDPNRDIQFNWSEYTLNDSGLWLNSTQVDMFSAPYAVGVQRADGSTANTGHLKPGGYHAVFNALRAQPGGWAGLVQTRSDGTPLRALSPGHGVQTGALPASVMDGYINRVWQKYTTQTLTVTPFADQPGTRYFGRVSGNVMHFTNGAGAVVTSFQKPDADSVFGCHRLLDAPNDAVRGPISRTLCAGFNRSTLLVNPNQPDTSAAAFYQDAGTNHYARIIHDRMADGKAYAFAFDDVGHHESLVHDGNPRQAYLTLDPFS
- a CDS encoding alkaline phosphatase D family protein codes for the protein MSSADRELRAAARHFGRRRFLSLTAAAAALAFTTNVPAAGAAGRGELDTAKIADNPFTLGVASGDPQPGSVVLWTRLAPSPYEPGGGMAKLAAAVLWEVATDERFAVVVRSGAEIAHPEYDHTVHLEVDGLDPGREYYYRFRAGAWISETGRTRTAPAGTSAVASLTFAAVSCQAYHEGHYTVHRHLAQDDVDVVFHLGDYLYECAVNSAGGARGYPSGTLPDIFDRETVTLEDYRLRYALYKSDLDLRAVHAAHPFVVTWDDHETENNYAGAVDEHGSPAEEFLVRRAAAYRAYWENQPLRGAQKPVGPDLQLYRRLHWGTLAQFDVLDTRQYRSDQAYGDTKHVPGPQSDDPARTMTGQTQENWLIEGWRASNALWNVMPQQVCFSQRRLDLDEQALMSMDAWDGYRASRNRILGGAKSAGVENLMVLTGDVHVGYAFDIKDVFDDPASRTLGTEIVATSVASGKDGADQPGNWETYMKANPHLKFYNGRRGYVRVELGRQEARADFRTVSAVTVPGAPVTTAASFVVEAGSPGLQPA